A region of Veillonellaceae bacterium DNA encodes the following proteins:
- a CDS encoding DNA-3-methyladenine glycosylase 2 family protein — protein sequence MIVTIKDDFDADKIMRSGQCFRVVQTEYGYRFITGSHVLYMKTLTETKYDVSCSRYQWNHTWKPYFDWERDYKSIRDALPESDPCLYKAASYSKGIRILRQDPWETLITFIISQRKSIPAIRSSVEALAKAAGKPVKTPYEIIYTFPTSKELSKLSLEDLKSCSLGYRAPYIYDTVKAAVKTPGIMKKIGTLDDEDLLKALMDFPGVGIKVAGCTALFGYGRTSFAPVDVWISRVIDTFYQGENPFPSFGENAGILQQYLFFYAQTTKLK from the coding sequence ATGATCGTTACTATCAAAGACGATTTCGATGCCGATAAGATCATGAGAAGCGGACAATGCTTCCGCGTCGTTCAAACCGAATATGGTTACCGCTTTATTACGGGCTCCCATGTGCTTTACATGAAGACTCTTACAGAAACAAAGTATGACGTTTCCTGCAGCCGGTACCAGTGGAATCATACATGGAAGCCTTACTTTGACTGGGAGAGAGATTACAAATCCATAAGGGATGCTCTTCCGGAATCAGATCCATGCCTGTACAAGGCAGCTTCCTACAGCAAGGGCATCCGGATTCTCCGTCAGGATCCATGGGAAACGCTCATTACATTCATCATCTCGCAAAGAAAATCCATTCCTGCTATCCGTTCATCTGTCGAAGCGCTTGCAAAGGCCGCAGGAAAACCTGTAAAGACGCCCTATGAAATCATTTATACATTCCCAACGTCAAAGGAATTGTCAAAGCTTTCGTTAGAAGATCTCAAATCCTGCTCCTTAGGATACAGAGCTCCTTATATATACGATACTGTGAAAGCGGCTGTTAAAACTCCCGGGATAATGAAAAAGATAGGTACACTCGATGACGAAGATCTTTTGAAGGCGCTGATGGATTTCCCGGGTGTCGGCATTAAAGTAGCAGGATGCACAGCACTCTTCGGATACGGACGGACATCTTTTGCCCCCGTTGATGTATGGATTTCCCGGGTCATCGATACATTCTACCAGGGAGAAAACCCATTCCCTTCTTTTGGTGAAAATGCTGGAATCCTCCAGCAATACCTTTTCTTCTACGCCCAGACAACAAAATTGAAATAA
- a CDS encoding TIGR04076 family protein — MARRPKIKITCIDRLGKCPCHRGHRPGDSWDFDKDRGEICPMVMHVAFPYIDILRYGGEIPQPGQKKGTAIFCCPDVETINVFKIERIDEEKED; from the coding sequence ATGGCTAGAAGACCGAAAATCAAGATTACCTGTATTGACAGATTGGGAAAATGCCCCTGCCACAGGGGACACCGTCCGGGAGATTCCTGGGATTTTGATAAGGACAGAGGAGAAATCTGCCCCATGGTCATGCATGTGGCATTTCCATACATAGATATCCTGAGATACGGCGGAGAGATTCCCCAGCCGGGACAGAAAAAAGGGACAGCCATTTTCTGCTGCCCTGATGTAGAAACCATCAATGTATTCAAAATCGAACGAATCGATGAAGAGAAAGAGGATTAA
- a CDS encoding GGDEF domain-containing protein → MDANTLITYGSDKIAAGKLMEQAIGIIRSGGAEISVDDWVNKGELFDRIPIPYVLLDVPIGNDGMISGIICRYKNTAYEKMMGIHNKTELEKRFSDLLDTPDYTWRQRLYEAAYEGRTVFNQKYFPEEGEWLDYLFFRGPRRGTCSAMILRRDKSTVQAAPRVLNYSTDHLVNYLMDILIKGENYGTAIGSVLKEIGIIISADRVFIGNIQDQSVSYPFSWCREGLASIKNLGFTGADFDEYVEMRKHLLEKNDSIAISDIHDIKDTDRVTYQFLKAHDVHSIAEVPIFRDNHLYGFLGVINYDRENGVDVRYMLEKVAGYLDLKARNQELMNTLKYMSGNDLLTGLHNRNAMSKKVEELKLHRTPVGIIYADLNNLKATNDTYGHDAGDLRLKEIADIMKEIFDPDDIYRLGGDEFIIIMDNVKKLDMMDKLRRFTKVIRNRSVDVAIGFEWVENASEFDFGMKSADKKMYRNKKRYYKTHRLTERGDERAAAR, encoded by the coding sequence GTGGATGCAAATACACTGATTACATATGGATCAGATAAGATTGCAGCCGGTAAATTGATGGAACAGGCTATCGGTATCATCAGGAGCGGCGGTGCTGAAATTTCCGTCGATGACTGGGTCAATAAAGGCGAACTGTTCGATCGTATTCCTATTCCTTATGTCCTGCTTGATGTTCCGATTGGAAATGACGGGATGATTTCAGGCATCATCTGCCGTTACAAGAATACGGCATATGAGAAGATGATGGGAATCCATAATAAGACTGAATTGGAAAAACGCTTTTCAGATCTTCTGGATACGCCGGATTATACCTGGCGGCAGCGTTTGTATGAAGCCGCCTACGAAGGAAGGACCGTTTTCAACCAGAAGTACTTTCCTGAAGAAGGAGAATGGCTGGACTATCTGTTTTTCAGGGGGCCAAGAAGAGGCACCTGTTCAGCAATGATTCTTCGCCGGGACAAGAGCACCGTGCAGGCAGCACCCAGAGTACTCAATTACTCAACGGATCATCTGGTCAATTACCTGATGGATATCCTCATCAAAGGCGAGAATTACGGCACAGCGATTGGAAGTGTTCTCAAGGAAATAGGAATTATCATTTCCGCAGACCGCGTCTTCATTGGAAACATACAGGATCAGTCAGTTTCCTATCCTTTCAGCTGGTGCAGAGAAGGTCTTGCATCGATTAAGAATCTGGGATTTACAGGTGCTGATTTTGATGAATATGTCGAGATGAGGAAGCATCTCCTTGAGAAGAATGACAGCATTGCGATTTCCGATATTCATGATATCAAGGACACTGACCGGGTAACGTATCAGTTCCTGAAAGCGCACGATGTGCATTCGATTGCTGAAGTTCCTATTTTCCGTGATAATCACTTATACGGATTCCTTGGTGTCATCAATTACGACCGAGAAAATGGCGTCGATGTCAGGTACATGCTGGAAAAAGTGGCTGGTTACCTGGACCTCAAGGCAAGAAATCAGGAACTGATGAATACACTGAAATATATGTCGGGCAATGATCTGCTGACCGGACTCCATAACAGGAATGCAATGAGCAAGAAGGTAGAGGAGCTCAAGCTTCATCGGACGCCGGTTGGAATCATATATGCCGATCTGAATAATCTTAAAGCAACAAATGATACATACGGGCATGATGCAGGGGATCTCCGGCTGAAGGAAATCGCTGACATCATGAAGGAAATTTTCGATCCTGACGATATATACCGCCTTGGCGGCGATGAATTTATTATCATCATGGATAATGTGAAGAAACTGGACATGATGGATAAACTTAGGCGATTCACGAAGGTTATCCGGAATCGTTCCGTGGATGTCGCCATTGGCTTTGAGTGGGTGGAAAATGCATCCGAGTTTGATTTTGGAATGAAGTCTGCCGATAAAAAGATGTATCGCAATAAGAAGAGGTATTATAAAACACATAGACTGACAGAACGGGGAGATGAAAGAGCTGCTGCAAGGTAA
- a CDS encoding alpha/beta hydrolase, which yields MRFLWKLIKWLVGLALILFLGAGLYAGNVAYEELFSAPWDQILGIENHKGELDRIHSLEARNDWQRVEVHSKDGTKLVGTYIPGESGSRNTVILLHGLYQNRTMCIPYANIYRRMGYNVLMADLRGHGESEGGHTDWGIHDVEDMNAWVSLLRSKNPQMQIGFHGVSLGAAMALIYSASDEGKQMKFYVADSSYGDLLDLGRDKLMKYTGDDRLVLGMDILNPFFQAALYMHTGKLLSDIDPVNRVQHMTSPVLFLHGAKDQLVPPEVAELLLADSSSTNKKLYIFQGASHTMEMSANGPAYREYVTDFIKNT from the coding sequence ATGCGTTTTTTGTGGAAATTAATCAAGTGGCTCGTCGGCCTTGCGCTCATCCTTTTTCTGGGGGCGGGGCTTTATGCGGGAAATGTAGCGTATGAAGAGCTTTTTTCCGCGCCCTGGGATCAGATTCTTGGAATAGAAAACCATAAAGGAGAACTTGACCGGATCCATTCACTGGAGGCGAGAAATGACTGGCAGAGGGTCGAAGTCCATTCAAAGGATGGGACGAAACTTGTCGGGACGTATATTCCGGGAGAATCAGGAAGCAGGAATACGGTGATACTTCTCCATGGTTTGTATCAGAACCGCACGATGTGCATTCCTTATGCCAATATTTACCGCAGGATGGGGTACAATGTCCTGATGGCCGATCTGCGAGGGCATGGAGAGAGTGAAGGAGGCCATACGGACTGGGGCATCCATGATGTGGAAGATATGAATGCATGGGTTTCGCTTCTTAGAAGCAAAAATCCGCAAATGCAGATTGGCTTCCATGGTGTTTCCTTAGGCGCTGCCATGGCGCTCATCTACAGTGCAAGCGATGAAGGAAAGCAAATGAAATTCTATGTGGCTGACAGCTCTTACGGGGATCTTTTAGATCTTGGAAGAGACAAGCTTATGAAGTATACGGGTGATGACAGACTGGTCCTCGGTATGGACATACTGAATCCATTCTTCCAGGCAGCTTTATATATGCATACGGGCAAGCTTTTATCTGATATAGATCCGGTAAACAGAGTCCAGCACATGACATCCCCGGTGCTTTTCCTTCATGGTGCGAAAGACCAGCTTGTACCGCCTGAAGTAGCAGAACTTCTTTTAGCGGATTCGTCCAGCACGAATAAAAAACTTTATATATTCCAGGGAGCATCCCATACAATGGAAATGTCTGCGAATGGGCCGGCTTATCGGGAATATGTCACAGATTTCATCAAAAATACCTGA
- a CDS encoding pyridoxamine kinase has translation MGKQVLLINDLPGYGEVALAAMMPILTHMGHHIYNLPTALVSNTLDYGKFEILDTTDYMIHTLDVWRALNFSFDAVSTGFIVTEKQAEMIREYCVEERKKGTLIFVDPIMGDEGHLYNGLTDQTVAGLRNLISAADFMVPNYTEASFLAGVPYKEEGTTEPEIKDLLLRLHEISGGSVIITSAKVDGKNAVAGYDAKLDEFFLIHFSLIPMRFPGTGDIFSAVFMGGVLHEKTMKDAASHAMDTVRRMIEKNLGSREPFKGIPIETCLEVLD, from the coding sequence TTGGGAAAACAAGTACTTTTGATTAATGATCTTCCCGGATACGGCGAAGTAGCACTGGCTGCCATGATGCCGATTCTTACCCATATGGGGCATCATATTTATAATCTGCCGACAGCTCTGGTCTCAAATACCCTGGATTATGGGAAATTTGAAATTCTGGACACGACGGATTATATGATCCATACGCTGGATGTCTGGAGAGCGCTTAATTTCTCCTTTGATGCCGTTTCTACCGGCTTTATCGTAACGGAGAAGCAGGCGGAGATGATCCGGGAGTACTGCGTGGAAGAACGCAAAAAAGGAACACTGATATTTGTAGATCCTATTATGGGAGATGAAGGGCATCTCTATAACGGGCTTACGGATCAGACGGTTGCAGGGCTCAGAAATTTGATTTCCGCAGCAGACTTCATGGTCCCCAATTATACAGAGGCATCTTTCCTGGCAGGAGTGCCTTACAAGGAAGAGGGGACGACAGAGCCTGAAATCAAAGACCTTCTGCTCCGCCTTCATGAAATCAGCGGGGGATCCGTTATTATAACAAGCGCAAAAGTAGATGGAAAGAATGCAGTAGCAGGTTATGATGCAAAGCTTGATGAGTTTTTCCTCATCCATTTTTCACTGATTCCCATGCGCTTCCCAGGGACCGGCGATATTTTTTCTGCCGTGTTCATGGGCGGAGTGCTTCATGAGAAAACAATGAAGGATGCTGCTTCGCATGCTATGGATACCGTACGCAGAATGATAGAAAAGAATTTAGGGAGCAGGGAACCTTTTAAAGGAATTCCGATTGAAACATGTCTGGAGGTTTTGGACTAA
- a CDS encoding sensor domain-containing diguanylate cyclase: MELKEENFRKIADDLPFGLYIVEPDRTIVYWNKEAEQITGYKREEMVGKHCPQSGLFHMDEEGRSLCQFFCPLLATVESGEKSKARVTFLHKNGYRILIDTYFVPLKDENGETKHVAEIFEVVGPAEADSRLVENLHEIAFHDSLTELPNRLYMESILKVRFYEYHKLFRPFAVMFMDIDHFHDFNIKYGHVAGDMMLKSFADSIKENVRHEDVIGRWGGEEFVGVCPVPYEKDAVPIANRLREVVNQAYIIKDGNKLSVTVSIGVTFVREEDTLKSIVDRADRLMFKAKQAGRDRIMIDADVPLVGKIERADIR; encoded by the coding sequence ATGGAGCTGAAAGAAGAAAATTTTAGAAAGATAGCGGATGATCTTCCTTTTGGACTTTACATTGTAGAGCCGGACCGTACGATCGTTTACTGGAATAAGGAAGCTGAACAGATTACAGGATATAAAAGAGAGGAAATGGTTGGCAAGCACTGCCCGCAGTCAGGATTGTTCCACATGGATGAAGAGGGACGAAGCCTTTGCCAGTTCTTCTGCCCGCTCCTTGCTACCGTCGAATCGGGAGAGAAATCAAAAGCAAGAGTTACTTTTCTTCATAAGAACGGATACCGCATCTTGATTGATACATATTTCGTGCCGCTTAAGGATGAAAACGGGGAAACGAAGCATGTAGCAGAAATTTTTGAGGTAGTGGGCCCGGCGGAAGCAGATTCCCGGCTCGTTGAAAATCTGCATGAGATCGCATTCCATGATTCCCTGACAGAGCTTCCGAACCGCTTGTACATGGAATCCATACTGAAGGTCAGGTTCTATGAGTACCACAAATTATTCCGCCCGTTTGCTGTGATGTTTATGGATATTGACCATTTCCATGACTTTAATATAAAATATGGCCATGTTGCCGGAGATATGATGCTGAAATCATTTGCTGACAGCATTAAAGAGAATGTCCGGCACGAAGATGTGATTGGACGCTGGGGCGGCGAGGAGTTTGTCGGCGTATGCCCTGTTCCTTATGAAAAGGATGCTGTTCCGATTGCAAACCGCTTGCGGGAAGTAGTCAATCAGGCGTATATTATTAAAGACGGAAATAAGCTTTCTGTTACAGTTTCTATTGGCGTGACCTTTGTCAGAGAAGAAGATACTTTAAAATCCATTGTCGACAGGGCAGACCGCTTGATGTTCAAGGCAAAGCAGGCAGGGAGAGACAGGATCATGATCGATGCTGATGTGCCTCTTGTCGGAAAGATTGAGCGCGCAGACATCAGATGA
- a CDS encoding NAD(P)H-dependent oxidoreductase, protein MKIKKICAALALGGLVLALTACGNSGSSSSKAASAVEPASQNGKYVPNPTGKPMSEDLKDQLESLHEKEAKSIDTIKELPAGSNKGKKIMIAYFTWGGRTGEVAHSIQQKIGGDIYEIKRDPDYSKEYNAVLKEAAAETDSNARPKLAGTQPDLKQYDVLVLGYPAWWFTAPMVIPTFLEQQDLKGKLIVPFMCSYSSPIEVTIPAIAAAPGAKIFQGLTLDANTSYNVIDPWLTKAGLM, encoded by the coding sequence ATGAAAATCAAGAAAATATGTGCAGCGCTTGCATTGGGCGGGCTTGTCCTGGCATTGACCGCATGCGGAAACTCGGGAAGTTCTTCAAGCAAAGCGGCCTCTGCCGTGGAGCCAGCTTCGCAGAACGGGAAGTATGTGCCAAATCCGACAGGGAAGCCTATGTCAGAAGACCTGAAGGACCAGCTCGAAAGTCTTCATGAAAAGGAAGCAAAATCTATTGATACGATCAAAGAGCTGCCGGCTGGATCCAATAAAGGAAAGAAGATTATGATCGCTTACTTTACGTGGGGCGGCAGAACAGGCGAAGTCGCTCATTCCATCCAGCAGAAAATTGGCGGCGATATCTATGAAATCAAGAGAGATCCGGACTATTCCAAGGAATATAATGCTGTCCTGAAGGAAGCAGCTGCAGAAACAGACAGCAATGCACGTCCCAAGCTTGCAGGAACACAGCCTGATTTGAAGCAGTATGATGTACTGGTTCTGGGGTATCCGGCATGGTGGTTTACAGCACCGATGGTTATTCCTACATTCCTTGAACAGCAGGATTTGAAAGGGAAACTGATTGTTCCATTCATGTGCTCCTACAGCAGTCCGATCGAGGTGACTATACCGGCCATAGCAGCAGCGCCTGGCGCAAAGATTTTCCAGGGACTGACACTTGATGCAAATACCTCGTACAATGTCATTGACCCATGGCTCACAAAAGCAGGTCTCATGTAA
- a CDS encoding L-lactate dehydrogenase, whose translation MSIKTRKIGIIGAGNVGSHLALQFAVQGLADEVVFYDINHDKATGESLDLLDAVSYQPHHFEAYAGTVDDMKDADILINASGKPRLQGQNRLDMMNSAVDTSKEFLPLIEKSGFDGIIISISNPCDIIAEYLQYKLDWPKQKIIGSGTALDSARLQMQLSTQLKINRRSLTAYLLGEHGDSSMIPWSHVTVAGKPIDELLAEKPDVYHMDSKDEILRKVHEEGTWENSMKGCTEFGVSSATAELVRAIYHDEHKILPCSVYLDGPYGIKDSFASVPVKIDKDGVEDIIELHLTDEENEELQKSIKVLKEHFARALKL comes from the coding sequence ATGTCAATCAAAACCAGAAAAATCGGAATCATCGGAGCCGGCAACGTAGGCTCCCACTTAGCCCTCCAGTTTGCGGTCCAGGGACTTGCAGACGAAGTCGTTTTCTATGATATCAATCATGACAAGGCAACAGGCGAATCTTTGGACCTGCTTGATGCCGTAAGTTACCAGCCGCATCATTTCGAAGCCTATGCAGGCACAGTCGATGATATGAAAGATGCGGATATCCTCATCAACGCATCCGGCAAGCCGCGCCTTCAGGGACAGAACCGCCTCGACATGATGAACAGCGCCGTCGACACAAGCAAGGAATTCCTTCCGCTCATTGAAAAATCCGGATTTGACGGCATCATTATTTCCATTTCCAATCCATGCGATATTATCGCTGAATATCTGCAGTACAAGCTTGACTGGCCAAAGCAGAAAATCATCGGCTCGGGCACAGCCTTGGATTCCGCACGTCTGCAGATGCAGCTCTCCACACAGCTTAAAATCAACCGCCGTTCCCTCACTGCTTACCTTTTAGGCGAACATGGGGATTCGAGCATGATTCCGTGGAGCCACGTCACTGTAGCAGGAAAACCGATTGATGAACTTCTTGCCGAAAAGCCGGACGTTTACCACATGGATTCCAAGGATGAAATTCTCCGCAAGGTTCATGAAGAAGGCACTTGGGAAAATTCCATGAAAGGCTGCACTGAATTCGGTGTTTCTTCTGCAACAGCTGAGCTTGTCCGTGCCATTTATCATGATGAACACAAGATTCTCCCTTGCTCCGTCTACCTCGACGGCCCGTATGGAATCAAGGACAGCTTTGCTTCCGTTCCGGTCAAGATCGACAAGGACGGCGTAGAGGACATCATTGAGCTCCACCTGACAGATGAAGAAAATGAAGAACTCCAGAAGTCCATTAAGGTCCTGAAAGAACACTTTGCAAGAGCACTGAAACTTTAA
- a CDS encoding 3-deoxy-7-phosphoheptulonate synthase: MKFIRRLPEPMEMKREIPLKPEYAELKKRRDKELADIMTGKDNRFLLIIGPCSADNETAVLDYCERLAKAADEVKDKLFIVPRVYTNKPRTIGKGYKGMLHQPDPEGKENMMEGIKAIRRMHVRVIENTGFTCAEEILYPENHRYLSDLLAYGAIGARSVEDQLHRMIASGVGIPVGMKNPTSGDLSVMMNSIEAAQNEQDFLFHGWEVHTTGNPLAHAILRGYVNHFGTSMPNYHYENLQHVMEMCNERSLENPAIVVDCNHSNSGKKYMEQIRIARDVMASRAYSPDIHNLVKGLMIESYIEDGNQKIGEGIYGKSITDPCLGWAKSYDLILNLADQA; encoded by the coding sequence ATGAAATTCATCCGCAGGCTTCCAGAACCAATGGAAATGAAACGGGAAATTCCATTGAAGCCGGAATATGCAGAATTGAAGAAGAGAAGAGATAAAGAGCTTGCAGATATCATGACAGGGAAGGATAACAGATTTCTACTGATCATCGGCCCCTGCTCAGCAGATAATGAAACTGCCGTACTTGATTACTGTGAGCGTCTTGCCAAAGCGGCAGATGAAGTCAAGGACAAATTATTCATTGTTCCAAGAGTATACACGAATAAACCGCGCACGATAGGCAAGGGTTACAAAGGCATGCTTCATCAGCCTGATCCGGAAGGAAAGGAAAACATGATGGAGGGGATCAAAGCCATCCGCCGCATGCATGTCCGCGTCATCGAAAATACGGGATTCACCTGTGCTGAGGAAATCCTCTATCCGGAAAACCACAGGTATCTCTCCGATCTGCTGGCATATGGAGCCATCGGGGCGCGCTCTGTCGAGGATCAGCTTCACAGGATGATTGCAAGCGGCGTGGGGATTCCTGTCGGCATGAAGAATCCGACATCAGGCGATCTTTCTGTCATGATGAATTCCATTGAAGCTGCTCAGAATGAGCAGGACTTCCTCTTCCATGGGTGGGAAGTGCATACGACGGGAAATCCCCTGGCGCATGCTATCCTGCGCGGGTATGTCAATCACTTCGGGACAAGCATGCCCAACTATCATTACGAAAACTTGCAGCATGTGATGGAAATGTGCAATGAAAGATCACTGGAAAATCCTGCCATCGTTGTGGACTGCAACCATTCCAATTCCGGCAAGAAGTACATGGAGCAGATCCGCATTGCCAGAGATGTCATGGCAAGCAGAGCTTATTCCCCGGATATTCATAATCTGGTCAAAGGGCTTATGATCGAGAGCTACATCGAAGATGGAAACCAGAAAATCGGAGAAGGGATTTATGGCAAGTCCATTACGGATCCATGCCTTGGATGGGCCAAGAGCTATGATCTGATCCTGAATCTGGCGGATCAGGCATAA